Proteins encoded within one genomic window of Equus caballus isolate H_3958 breed thoroughbred chromosome 20, TB-T2T, whole genome shotgun sequence:
- the TCF19 gene encoding transcription factor 19 isoform X3, with product MLPCFQLLRIGGGRGGDLYTFHPPSEAGCTYRLGHRADLCDVALRPQQEPGLISGVHAELHAERWGDDWRVSLEDHSSQGTLVNNVRLPRGHRLELSDGDLLTFGPEGPPGTSPSEFYFMFQQVRVKPQDFAAITIPRSRGEEGTGAGFRPMLPSQGAPQRPLSTLSPAPKATLILNSIGSLSKLQPQPLTFSRSGGGPQSLPVPTPPGEVGTTPSAPPPRNRRKSAHRVLAELDDEREAPESPPPVLMEPRKKLRVEKTPLTPSGNRRGRPRKHPVSTPMAPPAVGGGEPCAAPCCCLPQEETVAWVQCDGCDVWFHVACVGCSIQAAREADFRCPGCRIGIPT from the exons ATGCTGCCCTGCTTCCAGCTGCTACGCATAGGGGGCGGTAGGGGCGGTGATCTCTACACCTTCCACCCCCCAAGCGAAGCTGGCTGCACCTATCGCttgggccacagggccgacctGTGTGATGTGGCCCTGCGGCCCCAGCAGGAGCCTGGCCTCATCTCTGGAGTCCACGCGGAGCTGCACGCTGAGCGCTGGGGCGATGACTGGAGGGTCAGCCTGGAGGACCATAGCAGCCAAG GGACTTTGGTCAATAATGTCCGACTCCCAAGGGGTCACAGGCTAGAGCTGAGTGATGGTGACCTTCTGACCTTTGGCCCTGAAGGGCCCCCAGGAACCAGCCCCTCAGAGTTCTACTTCATGTTTCAGCAAGTCCGCGTCAAACCTCAAGATTTTGCTGCCATTACCATCCCACGGTCTAGGGGAGAAGAGGGAACCGGGGCTGGTTTCCGGCCcatgctgccctcccagggcgctcCACAGCGCCCCCTCAGcaccctctcccctgcccccaaggCCACGCTGATCCTCAACTCCATTGGCAGCCTCAGcaagctccagccccagcccctcacctTCTCCAGGAGTGGGGGTGGGCCACAGAGCTTGCCTGTTCCCACACCCCCTGGGGAAGTGGGGACCACTccttctgccccacccccaaggaATCGGAGGAAATCAGCTCACCGAGTGTTGGCAGAACTGGATGATGAGAGAGAGGCTCCCGAGAGCCCCCCACCAGTCCTTATGGAGCCCAGGAAGAAACTCCGTGTTGAGAAAACCCCACTTACACCCAGCGG AAATCGACGTGGGCGTCCTCGGAAGCACCCAGTGAGCACCCCCATGGCTCCCCCTgcagttgggggtggggagccctGTGCAGCCCCTTGTTGCTGCCTGCCCCAAGAAGAGACAGTAGCCTGGGTTCAGTGTGATGGTTGTGATGTCTGGTTCCATGTGGCCTGTGTTGGCTGCAGCATCCAGGCTGCCAGGGAGGCTGACTTCCGGTGCCCAGGGTGTCGTATAGGCATCCCAACCTAA
- the TCF19 gene encoding transcription factor 19 isoform X6: MLPCFQLLRIGGGRGGDLYTFHPPSEAGCTYRLGHRADLCDVALRPQQEPGLISGVHAELHAERWGDDWRVSLEDHSSQGTLVNNVRLPRGHRLELSDGDLLTFGPEGPPGTSPSEFYFMFQQVRVKPQDFAAITIPRSRGEEGTGAGFRPMLPSQGAPQRPLSTLSPAPKATLILNSIGSLSKLQPQPLTFSRSGGGPQSLPVPTPPGEVGTTPSAPPPRNRRKSAHRVLAELDDEREAPESPPPVLMEPRKKLRVEKTPLTPSGRE; encoded by the exons ATGCTGCCCTGCTTCCAGCTGCTACGCATAGGGGGCGGTAGGGGCGGTGATCTCTACACCTTCCACCCCCCAAGCGAAGCTGGCTGCACCTATCGCttgggccacagggccgacctGTGTGATGTGGCCCTGCGGCCCCAGCAGGAGCCTGGCCTCATCTCTGGAGTCCACGCGGAGCTGCACGCTGAGCGCTGGGGCGATGACTGGAGGGTCAGCCTGGAGGACCATAGCAGCCAAG GGACTTTGGTCAATAATGTCCGACTCCCAAGGGGTCACAGGCTAGAGCTGAGTGATGGTGACCTTCTGACCTTTGGCCCTGAAGGGCCCCCAGGAACCAGCCCCTCAGAGTTCTACTTCATGTTTCAGCAAGTCCGCGTCAAACCTCAAGATTTTGCTGCCATTACCATCCCACGGTCTAGGGGAGAAGAGGGAACCGGGGCTGGTTTCCGGCCcatgctgccctcccagggcgctcCACAGCGCCCCCTCAGcaccctctcccctgcccccaaggCCACGCTGATCCTCAACTCCATTGGCAGCCTCAGcaagctccagccccagcccctcacctTCTCCAGGAGTGGGGGTGGGCCACAGAGCTTGCCTGTTCCCACACCCCCTGGGGAAGTGGGGACCACTccttctgccccacccccaaggaATCGGAGGAAATCAGCTCACCGAGTGTTGGCAGAACTGGATGATGAGAGAGAGGCTCCCGAGAGCCCCCCACCAGTCCTTATGGAGCCCAGGAAGAAACTCCGTGTTGAGAAAACCCCACTTACACCCAGCGG GAGGGAATGA
- the TCF19 gene encoding transcription factor 19 isoform X4 produces the protein MLPCFQLLRIGGGRGGDLYTFHPPSEAGCTYRLGHRADLCDVALRPQQEPGLISGVHAELHAERWGDDWRVSLEDHSSQGTLVNNVRLPRGHRLELSDGDLLTFGPEGPPGTSPSEFYFMFQQVRVKPQDFAAITIPRSRGEEGTGAGFRPMLPSQGAPQRPLSTLSPAPKATLILNSIGSLSKLQPQPLTFSRSGGGPQSLPVPTPPGEVGTTPSAPPPRNRRKSAHRVLAELDDEREAPESPPPVLMEPRKKLRVEKTPLTPSGNRRGRPRKHPEGMTTGEGSITKDIDSRPGAGPHGQGDRRDGFLPKILLPVGSSQ, from the exons ATGCTGCCCTGCTTCCAGCTGCTACGCATAGGGGGCGGTAGGGGCGGTGATCTCTACACCTTCCACCCCCCAAGCGAAGCTGGCTGCACCTATCGCttgggccacagggccgacctGTGTGATGTGGCCCTGCGGCCCCAGCAGGAGCCTGGCCTCATCTCTGGAGTCCACGCGGAGCTGCACGCTGAGCGCTGGGGCGATGACTGGAGGGTCAGCCTGGAGGACCATAGCAGCCAAG GGACTTTGGTCAATAATGTCCGACTCCCAAGGGGTCACAGGCTAGAGCTGAGTGATGGTGACCTTCTGACCTTTGGCCCTGAAGGGCCCCCAGGAACCAGCCCCTCAGAGTTCTACTTCATGTTTCAGCAAGTCCGCGTCAAACCTCAAGATTTTGCTGCCATTACCATCCCACGGTCTAGGGGAGAAGAGGGAACCGGGGCTGGTTTCCGGCCcatgctgccctcccagggcgctcCACAGCGCCCCCTCAGcaccctctcccctgcccccaaggCCACGCTGATCCTCAACTCCATTGGCAGCCTCAGcaagctccagccccagcccctcacctTCTCCAGGAGTGGGGGTGGGCCACAGAGCTTGCCTGTTCCCACACCCCCTGGGGAAGTGGGGACCACTccttctgccccacccccaaggaATCGGAGGAAATCAGCTCACCGAGTGTTGGCAGAACTGGATGATGAGAGAGAGGCTCCCGAGAGCCCCCCACCAGTCCTTATGGAGCCCAGGAAGAAACTCCGTGTTGAGAAAACCCCACTTACACCCAGCGG AAATCGACGTGGGCGTCCTCGGAAGCACCCA GAGGGAATGACTACAGGGGAAGGGTCCATTACTAAGGATATCGATTCAAGGCCTGGAGCAGGCCCTCATGGCCAAGGTGACAGAAGAGATGGCTTCCTACCAAAGATATTGCTGCCTGTAGGAAGTTCCCAGTGA
- the POU5F1 gene encoding POU domain, class 5, transcription factor 1 isoform X2 has protein sequence MCKLRPLLQKWVEEADNNENLQEICKAETLVQARKRKRTSIENRVRGNLENMFLQCPKPTLQQISHIAQQLGLEKDVVRVWFCNRRQKGKRSSSDYSQREDFEAAGSPFSGGPVSFPLAPGPHFGTPGYGGPHFTTLYSSVPFPEGEAFPSVSVTTLGSPMHSN, from the exons ATGTGTAAGCTGCGGCCCCTGCTGCAGAAGTGGGTGGAGGAAGCTGACAACAACGAAAATCTAcaggag ATATGCAAAGCAGAGACCCTGGTGCAGGCCCGAAAGAGAAAGCGAACTAGTATTGAGAACCGAGTGAGAGGCAACCTGGAGAACATGTTCCTGCAGTGCCCGAAACCCACACTGCAGCAGATCAGCCACATCGCCCAGCAGCTCGGGCTCGAGAAGGAC GTGGTACGAGTGTGGTTCTGCAACCGTCGCCAGAAGGGCAAACGATCAAGCAGTGACTATTCGCAAAGAGAGGATTTTGAGGCTGCCGGGTCTCCTTTCTCAGGGGGACCGGTATCCTTTCCCCTGGCACCAGGGCCCCATTTTGGTACCCCAGGCTATGGGGGTCCTCACTTCACTACGCTGTACTCCTCGGTCCCTTTCCCTGAGGGTGAGGcctttccctctgtgtctgtcacCACTCTGGGCTCTCCCATGCACTCAAACTGA
- the POU5F1 gene encoding POU domain, class 5, transcription factor 1 isoform X1, protein MAGHLASDFAFSPPPGGGGDGPGGPEPGWVDPRTWLSFQGPPSGSGIGPGVGPGAEVWGIPPCPPPYEFCGGMAYCGPQVGVGLVPQGSLETSQPEGEAGARVESNSEGASPEPCAAPPGAVKVDKEKLEQNPEESQDIKALQKDLEQFAKLLKQKRITLGYTQADVGLTLGVLFGKVFSQTTICRFEALQLSFKNMCKLRPLLQKWVEEADNNENLQEICKAETLVQARKRKRTSIENRVRGNLENMFLQCPKPTLQQISHIAQQLGLEKDVVRVWFCNRRQKGKRSSSDYSQREDFEAAGSPFSGGPVSFPLAPGPHFGTPGYGGPHFTTLYSSVPFPEGEAFPSVSVTTLGSPMHSN, encoded by the exons ATGGCGGGACACCTGGCTTCCGACTTTGCCTTCTCGCCCCCGCCGGGGGGTGGAGGCGATGGTCCAGGAGGGCCGGAACCAGGCTGGGTTGACCCTCGGACCTGGCTGAGCTTCCAGGGACCTCCTAGTGGGTCAGGAATTGGGCCGGGGGTTGGGCCAGGCGCTGAGGTGTGGGGCATTCCGCCGTGCCCCCCGCCGTATGAGTTCTGCGGAGGGATGGCGTACTGTGGGCCTCAGGTTGGAGTGGGGCTGGTGCCCCAAGGCAGCCTGGAGACCTCTCAGCCTGAGGGCGAGGCGGGAGCCAGGGTGGAGAGCAACTCCGAGGGGGCCTCCCCTGAGCCCTGCGCTGCCCCCCCTGGTGCCGTGAAGGTGGACAAGGAGAAGCTGGAACAAAACCCCGAGGAG TCCCAGGACATCAAAGCTCTGCAGAAAGACCTCGAGCAATTTGCCAAGCTCCTGAAGCAGAAGAGGATCACTCTGGGATATACCCAGGCCGATGTGGGGCTCACCCTGGGGGTTCTCTTTG GGAAGGTGTTCAGCCAAACGACCATCTGCCGTTTTGAGGCTCTGCAGCTCAGTTTCAAGAACATGTGTAAGCTGCGGCCCCTGCTGCAGAAGTGGGTGGAGGAAGCTGACAACAACGAAAATCTAcaggag ATATGCAAAGCAGAGACCCTGGTGCAGGCCCGAAAGAGAAAGCGAACTAGTATTGAGAACCGAGTGAGAGGCAACCTGGAGAACATGTTCCTGCAGTGCCCGAAACCCACACTGCAGCAGATCAGCCACATCGCCCAGCAGCTCGGGCTCGAGAAGGAC GTGGTACGAGTGTGGTTCTGCAACCGTCGCCAGAAGGGCAAACGATCAAGCAGTGACTATTCGCAAAGAGAGGATTTTGAGGCTGCCGGGTCTCCTTTCTCAGGGGGACCGGTATCCTTTCCCCTGGCACCAGGGCCCCATTTTGGTACCCCAGGCTATGGGGGTCCTCACTTCACTACGCTGTACTCCTCGGTCCCTTTCCCTGAGGGTGAGGcctttccctctgtgtctgtcacCACTCTGGGCTCTCCCATGCACTCAAACTGA